The nucleotide window AGTACAGTAGCTAGCAGTCGAGATAGAGGCCGTAGAGGTGGCCGAGAACATGGTAGCAGTGGTCGCGGAAGAGGAGCAGAGAGAAGTTAGGAAGAAGGTAACATGATCTATGCGAATAGTCGAGTCCCTAACAAGGGTACGCTCAAGAAGAGAATGTCTGCTTAGAACGACTTTCAGAACAAGGCCACCAGGAAGGGTATTACCAAGAAGGAGTCCATGTTCCGCACCAGTACCGCAGCTGGCAGTCAGAGGTAGAGGCCGTAGAGGTGGCCGAGGTCGCGGTGGTGGTGGTCGCAGAAGAGGAGGCGCTGGCAGGGGACGTGGACGAGGCCTCTAGGCGCGAAGAGAGATGGCGACATGATCTATGCGAAGAACAAACTACGAGGGGCGTTGAGAGTCCCTTAGTATCAGTTGTTGGGGATGTCTTGCCCGCCCGAGCGCGCATGAAAGTCGGTAATCCACTATCCGATCTAGCGCAGCAAGGGTAGACGAATTTGGTCAAATGCCGCGACAAATCCACAACTCCTCGACTACGTACCTACCACATcatagaagaagaaggaatTGAAAGGGGGAACCTCAACGAGCGAGTGGTTGAATTAGGAGAATGAAACAAACAATGTGGTGCACAGGTATCGCAGAATGCGAATTTGGACTTTGAAGTTGGGAACCGAatcaccaccaccaaacCTTCGACCCCTTTCGCGCTAGAGCCACAAACACCAGCCTGCCCGCCGACAACAGCAACAGCCCGCAACTACAAGTCACAAACATCTCCATCCCCACAATACACCCCACAAACTCTCAACTCAACATGTCGTCTATGGGCAGCTCAACCGATGAGCGGgagagcatcatcaacgtCATCCGCAGCACCCTCCGCCTTCTCTCTTGCACTTCATACAGAGAGCCAACTCACGCGTACATTGAGATCGCAACCAATGATGTGGCGCAGTCTGGCCGCCCAGAGCCTCCCCGACAACCCACCTACTGCAGCCTTCCACGAGGAATCCGCCGCATGTCTGCGCCTACTGTTGAGGTCATCAACGCCGGTCACGAGGAAACAGACTCCGGATAGCCAAGCCTTGAAAGCGGGTAGTCTAGAGAGACCTAATCTTGTCGATTTCTTTTTTTAGCTGGCAGGATTGTGGCGTGATTGCTATCGCGACTCGCGACGACTGTGGGATGGCGTTCAAGGGTGTTTGATTATCAGGAAAAAGCGAAGAGGGAAAGCTGCAGCATTGCATGAACGATGACAAACTGGGTATCACAACAGGCGCATTTTGACTAGTAGGAAGTGCAGAGACAGAGACAGGATGAGATAACGAGAATGAATATGCCGCGCGACGACATGTGCCGACGCTGTCATGCTTGCAGATGAGCGAATCTGGACTGAGATGAGATGATGTTGGTTGAGAAGTCGGAAGTGATGAAGACAGCAAGTTACCCCACCACAAGCTCCCGACAACGCGCTACTCCGAACCCCTGCTGCACCCCCCAGCCTCCGACGCAGGCCGAAGCCGGAGCTATCTTACTTTCCAAAAAAATAACTTGGCTTAATGACCGCTTTCACCAACACGCACATTTCCAATTCCTTCCTTACAACACACGATGGCAAATATAGCAGACTACTCACGGCCCACGACGCCCGACTCGTACAACCCCAATGGCCTCGCCTCGCCCCGTACCCCCAAATCCAGTCTCGCACTCACCGAATACACGGCAAACCCCAGTCCACGCTCTGAGTCGTCATCCCCCAAAGCACCGCACCACCTCATCCCCGACGCATTCCTTTTACCGAATGGGTACCCAGACTACCTGCGCCTGATCTTGACATCGCGCGTGTACGAAGTAGTGAAAGAGACGCCATTGACACATGCAACGAACCTGAGTAATCGGTTAGAATGTAATGTACTACTCAAGAGAGAGGACCTGCAACCGGTGTTTAGTTTCAAGCTGCGCGGTGCATACAACAAAATGGCGCATCTTGAACCCAAAGACCGGTGGCGTGGCGTAGTGGCATGTAGTGCAGGCAACCACGCGCAAGGAGTTGCATATTCAGCGCGGAAGTTGAAGATACCCGCTACCATCGTCATGCCATCAGGAACCCCAGACATCAAACACAAGAACGTGTCCAGACTAGGTGGATCGGTTATTCTCCACGGCGCAGACTTTGACGAGGCAAAAGCCGAAGCTGCGCGGTTGGAGAAACTCCACGGTCTGGTGTCCATACCACCCTTCGACGACCCCTATGTAATCGCCGGCCAAGGAACTGTCGGCATGGAACTTCTCCGCCAAACCAACCTCCAAGACCTAAAAGCCGTCTTCTGCTgcgtcggcggcggcggtCTAATCGCTGGAACAGGCGTCTACATCAAACGCATCGCGCCGCACGTGAAGATAATTGGGGTAGAACAATACGACGCAAACGCCATGGTAGAATCCCTCAAAGCAGGCAAACGCGTCTTCCTAAACGACGTTGGTCTCTTCGCCGACGGCGCCGCCGTAAAAACAGTCGGCGAAGAAACCTTCCGCATCTGTCAAGAAGTCGTCGACGAAGTCGTCCAAGTCACAACCGACGAGACCTGCGCAGCCATAAAAGACATGTTCGAAGACACACGCTCCATCGTCGAACCAGCCGGtgcccttgcccttgccGGCCTGAAAAAATGGGTTCAGAGAAACCCGTGTCCAGATCGCACACGCGGTCTCATCGCCATAGCATCAGGCGCAAACATGAACTTCAACCGCCTCCGCTTCGTCGCCGAACGCGCCTCTATTGGTGAAAACAAAGAAGCCATCCTCTCCGTCCGTATACCAGAAACCCCCGGCTCTTTCGCCGCACTCGTCGATATCATACATCCCATGCCCGTCTCGGAATTCTCATACCGCTACAGCTCCCCGCATTCTGCCCATATCCTCGTAGGCGTCCAGGTAAAACCCTCCTCCCGCGAAGCCGACATCGAAGACCTCATCGCGCGTCTCGCCATCGCAGGCATGCACGCCAAAGACCTCTCGCACGATGAATTGGTTAAATCGCACATTCGCTATCTCGTCGGTGGCCGCAGCAATG belongs to Pyrenophora tritici-repentis strain M4 chromosome 10, whole genome shotgun sequence and includes:
- a CDS encoding IlvA, Threonine dehydratase, producing MANIADYSRPTTPDSYNPNGLASPRTPKSSLALTEYTANPSPRSESSSPKAPHHLIPDAFLLPNGYPDYLRLILTSRVYEVVKETPLTHATNLSNRLECNVLLKREDLQPVFSFKLRGAYNKMAHLEPKDRWRGVVACSAGNHAQGVAYSARKLKIPATIVMPSGTPDIKHKNVSRLGGSVILHGADFDEAKAEAARLEKLHGLVSIPPFDDPYVIAGQGTVGMELLRQTNLQDLKAVFCCVGGGGLIAGTGVYIKRIAPHVKIIGVEQYDANAMVESLKAGKRVFLNDVGLFADGAAVKTVGEETFRICQEVVDEVVQVTTDETCAAIKDMFEDTRSIVEPAGALALAGLKKWVQRNPCPDRTRGLIAIASGANMNFNRLRFVAERASIGENKEAILSVRIPETPGSFAALVDIIHPMPVSEFSYRYSSPHSAHILVGVQVKPSSREADIEDLIARLAIAGMHAKDLSHDELVKSHIRYLVGGRSNAADEQMFMFEFPERGGALYKFLNTLQPGGMNISLFHYRNYGGDVAKILAGIQCKEEERGMLKQFLKEIGYPYMDVTENESYRMFLRD